One genomic segment of Clavelina lepadiformis chromosome 3, kaClaLepa1.1, whole genome shotgun sequence includes these proteins:
- the LOC143450774 gene encoding alkaline ceramidase 3-like produces MIYGNCVYLFILLCKRKSSKSWESMCSILLLIFGVIVTVVYLVLKNPVIFLVLYGSLVVATVYMTALVCKMAPSLRRIALVLHLIYLFGFVVWNIDIHFCSSLRSFRSQGEVWNKHIFHMTQLHAWWHILAGYASFLQLYFAIRSRCMYLGKSFRVKKFMEIWPYLEFP; encoded by the exons ATGATTTATGGAAATTGCGTGTATCTTTTTATACT GCTTTGTAAAAGAAAATCATCAAAGTCGTGGGAATCAATGTGTAGCATCCTGTTGTTAATATTTGGAGTTATAGTTACAGTTGTTTACCTCGTCCTAAAAAACCCTGTCATATTTCTG gTACTTTATGGATCATTAGTTGTGGCAACTGTTTATATGACAGCACTGGTGTGTAAAATGGCACCATCTTTACGAAGAATTGCGTTAGTATTGCACTTAATTTACCTCTTTGGATTTGTTGTTTGGAATATTGATATTCACTTTTGCTCCTCCTTAAG GTCCTTCAGATCGCAGGGTGAAGTGTGGAATAAGCATATCTTTCATATGACACAGCTCCATGCATGGTGGCATATACTAGCTGGTTATGCTTCCTTTCTTCAGTTATACTTTGCGATTCGGTCCAGATGTATGTATTTAGGAAAATCTTTTCGTGTTAAG AAATTCATGGAGATTTGGCCCTACCTGGAATTTCCTTAA
- the LOC143450771 gene encoding uncharacterized protein LOC143450771 isoform X1 translates to MYISNKILIMYQIFLAIKASICMQEQFRLQVNKLYCQNKSVSISYKVPKKYGDRAYFLIQEDNNRDMGYSEYFRSQPPRGQFIFQAQNATSRYTIIMYGSKISDHRYATALDWKHCPGNNNDVHTKTKSDSKGLRHGVRTKTFTENLVWVLIALIIYVLLLIFRVFAYWYFLPLKKDKNMKISSSRSNEIQSQNEIFLNIEQCNNTNAEFVAKRENTHEKQGTIYIISTDEHEKHMEILNIFASYLQEDLGFIVKIHLWEQLETYEAREQWMFKRMKEADKILVIWSPGAKDLWEKCNAYNFSKNYDMFTPIVKQIEKDFICHKNAQKYYFAYFKYCSKSDIPLELLELVSCTYSLMDDAEKLYFMLGNQENYVPGRKVHEDKAPSNLFAATTKNGKRLKDSLATMSLFCNKNREWYKRASLSQVIKRHSVTINDSTSHTHKMFKSNKDVVIGTFSHAFYPPTDDQFLTTTENKLTIQDVVPIDMEINPVDKIADINNLPTNLM, encoded by the coding sequence ATgtacatttcaaataaaattttgataatgTACCAAATATTTTTAGCTATTAAAGCAAGCATATGTATGCAAGAGCAGTTCAGGTTGCAAgtaaacaaactttattgtcaAAACAAAAGTGTGTCAATCAGTTACAAAGTCCCAAAAAAGTACGGAGACCGAGCCTATTTTCTAATTCAAGAAGACAACAATAGGGATATGGGATATTCAGAATATTTCCGATCCCAGCCTCCACGAGGACAATTTATATTTCAAGCACAAAATGCTACAAGTAGATACACCATTATCATGTATGGATCAAAAATATCTGACCATAGGTATGCAACTGCCCTGGATTGGAAACATTGTCCTGGAAACAATAATGATGTTCACACTAAGACAAAGTCTGATTCAAAAGGTTTGCGACATGGTGTAAGAACAAAAACCTTTACCGAAAATCTTGTGTGGGTTTTGATtgcattaattatttatgttttgttattaATCTTTCGTGTGTTTGCTTACTGGTACTTTTTACCGCTCAAGAAagacaaaaacatgaaaatatccAGTTCCAGGAGCAACGAAATCCAgtcacaaaatgaaatttttctcaatATAGAACAATGTAATAATACAAATGCagaatttgttgcaaaaagaGAAAATACCCATGAAAAGCAAGGTACGATCTACATCATTTCCACTGATGAACATGAAAAACATAtggaaattttaaacatatttgcaAGTTACCTTCAAGAGGACTTGGgatttattgtaaaaattcATCTCTGGGAGCAACTAGAAACATATGAAGCACGAGAACAGTGGATGTTTAAAAGAATGAAAGAAGCTGACAAAATTCTTGTGATTTGGTCACCTGGGGCTAAAGACCTTTGGGAAAAGTGCAATGCAtacaacttttcaaaaaattatgaCATGTTTACTCCAATCGTAAAGCAAATAGAAAAAGACTTTATTTGTCACAAAAACGcacaaaaatattactttgCATATTTCAAGTACTGTTCAAAAAGTGACATACCTTTGGAATTGTTGGAGCTTGTATCTTGTACATATTCACTTATGGATGATGCTGagaaattatattttatgCTAGGTAACCAGGAAAATTATGTGCCTGGTAGAAAAGTTCATGAAGACAAAGCACCTTCAAATTTGTTTGCTGCTACAACAAAAAATGGGAAACGACTCAAGGACAGCTTAGCAACGATGAGCTTATTCTGTAATAAAAACAGAGAATGGTACAAAAGAGCTTCTCTCTCCCAAGTAATAAAACGACATAGTGTTACAATAAATGATTCCACAAGTCACAcccacaaaatgtttaaatcaaataaagatgTTGTTATAGGAACATTTTCACATGCTTTTTATCCTCCTACAGATGATCAATTTTTAACtacaacagaaaataaactgaCTATCCAAGATGTAGTTCCTATAGATATGGAAATAAACCCTGTGGACAAGATTGCTGACATTAACAATTTGCCTACAAATCTGATGTGA
- the LOC143450771 gene encoding interleukin-17 receptor D-like isoform X2, whose translation MYISNKILIMYQIFLAIKASICMQEQFRLQVNKLYCQNKSVSISYKVPKKYGDRAYFLIQEDNNRDMGYSEYFRSQPPRGQFIFQAQNATSRYTIIMYGSKISDHRYATALDWKHCPGNNNDVHTKTKSDSKGLRHGVRTKTFTENLVWVLIALIIYVLLLIFRVFAYWYFLPLKKDKNMKISSSRSNEIQSQNEIFLNIEQCNNTNAEFVAKRENTHEKQGTIYIISTDEHEKHMEILNIFASYLQEDLGFIVKIHLWEQLETYEAREQWMFKRMKEADKILVIWSPGAKDLWEKCNAYNFSKNYDMFTPIVKQIEKDFICHKNAQKYYFAYFKYCSKSDIPLELLELVSCTYSLMDDAEKLYFMLGNQENYVPGRKVHEDKAPSNLFAATTKNGKRLKDSLATMSLFCNKNREWYKRASLSQMINF comes from the exons ATgtacatttcaaataaaattttgataatgTACCAAATATTTTTAGCTATTAAAGCAAGCATATGTATGCAAGAGCAGTTCAGGTTGCAAgtaaacaaactttattgtcaAAACAAAAGTGTGTCAATCAGTTACAAAGTCCCAAAAAAGTACGGAGACCGAGCCTATTTTCTAATTCAAGAAGACAACAATAGGGATATGGGATATTCAGAATATTTCCGATCCCAGCCTCCACGAGGACAATTTATATTTCAAGCACAAAATGCTACAAGTAGATACACCATTATCATGTATGGATCAAAAATATCTGACCATAGGTATGCAACTGCCCTGGATTGGAAACATTGTCCTGGAAACAATAATGATGTTCACACTAAGACAAAGTCTGATTCAAAAGGTTTGCGACATGGTGTAAGAACAAAAACCTTTACCGAAAATCTTGTGTGGGTTTTGATtgcattaattatttatgttttgttattaATCTTTCGTGTGTTTGCTTACTGGTACTTTTTACCGCTCAAGAAagacaaaaacatgaaaatatccAGTTCCAGGAGCAACGAAATCCAgtcacaaaatgaaatttttctcaatATAGAACAATGTAATAATACAAATGCagaatttgttgcaaaaagaGAAAATACCCATGAAAAGCAAGGTACGATCTACATCATTTCCACTGATGAACATGAAAAACATAtggaaattttaaacatatttgcaAGTTACCTTCAAGAGGACTTGGgatttattgtaaaaattcATCTCTGGGAGCAACTAGAAACATATGAAGCACGAGAACAGTGGATGTTTAAAAGAATGAAAGAAGCTGACAAAATTCTTGTGATTTGGTCACCTGGGGCTAAAGACCTTTGGGAAAAGTGCAATGCAtacaacttttcaaaaaattatgaCATGTTTACTCCAATCGTAAAGCAAATAGAAAAAGACTTTATTTGTCACAAAAACGcacaaaaatattactttgCATATTTCAAGTACTGTTCAAAAAGTGACATACCTTTGGAATTGTTGGAGCTTGTATCTTGTACATATTCACTTATGGATGATGCTGagaaattatattttatgCTAGGTAACCAGGAAAATTATGTGCCTGGTAGAAAAGTTCATGAAGACAAAGCACCTTCAAATTTGTTTGCTGCTACAACAAAAAATGGGAAACGACTCAAGGACAGCTTAGCAACGATGAGCTTATTCTGTAATAAAAACAGAGAATGGTACAAAAGAGCTTCTCTCTCCCAA ATGATCAATTTTTAA